One genomic segment of Impatiens glandulifera chromosome 6, dImpGla2.1, whole genome shotgun sequence includes these proteins:
- the LOC124941781 gene encoding probable cinnamyl alcohol dehydrogenase 1, with translation MSDNNSSNENCLGWAARDSSGHLSPFKFSRRSLNNDDVSLDITHCGVCYADVAWTRNKIGNTNYPVVPGHEIAGIVREVGSSVERFKVGDRVAVGTYIDSCRDCEYCNDNLEVYCSKGAIFTFDGIDKDGTITKGGYSSYIVVHERYCFKIPENYPSHLAAPLLCAGITVYSPMIRHKMNQPGKSLGVIGLGGLGHMAVKFGKAFGLNVTVFSTSLSKKDEALNLLGADQFVVSSDQQQMNATMKSLDFLINTSSGDISFDQYLLMLKISGVLVLVGFPSEVKFNPGILSGGMKTVTGSVVGGTKETQEMLDFCAANEIYPEIEIVPIQYSNEALERMINKDVKYRFVIDIENSLK, from the exons ATGAGTGATAATAATAGTTCAAATGAGAATTGTCTCGGATGGGCAGCTAGAGATTCTTCTGGTCATCTCTCTCCTTTCAAATTCAGCCGCAG GAGCTTAAACAATGATGATGTTTCGCTCGATATTACTCATTGTGGTGTATGTTATGCCGATGTAGCTTGGACAAGGAACAAAATCGGGAACACAAATTATCCTGTTGTGCCAGG ACATGAGATTGCGGGGATTGTAAGGGAGGTTGGTTCGAGTGTGGAGCGTTTCAAAGTTGGTGATCGTGTAGCGGTTGGAACATACATCGATTCGTGTAGAGATTGCGAATATTGCAACGATAATTTAGAAGTTTATTGCTCGAAAGGTGCAATCTTTACATTTGATGGGATTGATAAAGATGGAACCATTACCAAGGGAGGATATTCTAGTTACATTGTTGTTCATGAAag ATATTGCTTCAAAATACCCGAGAATTATCCATCGCATCTAGCTGCTCCTTTGCTTTGTGCTGGAATAACGGTTTATTCTCCAATGATTCGACATAAAATGAATCAACCTGGAAAATCCCTCGGAGTGATCGGGCTTGGAGGATTGGGGCACATGGCGGTAAAATTTGGAAAGGCGTTTGGTCTTAATGTGACCGTTTTTAGCACAAGTCTTTCCAAGAAAGACGAAGCCTTGAATCTACTTGGGGCAGATCAATTCGTCGTTTCTTCGGATCAACAACAAATGAAT GCAACTATGAAATCGCTCgattttcttataaatacaTCTTCGGGTGATATATCGTTCGATCAATACCTTTTAATGTTGAAGATATCTGgtgttcttgttcttgttgGATTTCCTAGTGAAGTGAAATTTAATCCAGGAATTCTAAGTGGGg GAATGAAAACCGTAACGGGAAGTGTGGTTGGAGGAACGAAAGAAACGCAAGAAATGTTGGATTTTTGTGCTGCTAACGAAATTTACCCAGAAATTGAAATTGTTCCTATTCAATATTCAAATGAAGCATTGGAAAGAATGATAAATAAGGATGTCAAATACCGGTTTGTGATTGATATTGAGAATTCTCTCAAGTAA